One region of Planctomycetia bacterium genomic DNA includes:
- a CDS encoding BamA/TamA family outer membrane protein, which yields MSIWFSNRSHPGGHRYVFALMLLCLLLPGSIFATDIPSWLPHYHIDLKLDLARKRLWGVSKITFFNRHERPATELVFNAYSRFKIPEEDSVLLAKTLELLRSNPSDGIDWQGERLQVQAVSTADARGVMRPTPFQWRKDMHTALQVSIPTSVKKGESVTVEIHFTLDLPDKEGRWGHRDGVTYLTHALPALAYYDEQGWQPTPFVAWHQPFFQEAGIYNVKLTLPEDQKVACTGRILAESPLGDGTKLVNIASCCAREFSFVCSNRFKEWSQQVEQTRVRVLALPEHGEMAQRCLEVACHAIPLYNKWFGPYPFGDFCIAESHFAWNGNECSGLVMIDSRVMKLSPLMSRYIDHLISHETLHQWWYNIVGTNGYKETFMDEAVACYYTAKVMQKKFGRNSKLLQYPVGQDWLPNVKHEDYRYYGLYGTIARKEETATVQEMEKFGNVITLFSMTYDRGAKIFNMIEERIGEEALFDFMRLLYAKYQFRILFVADFQRELETYTGRSWKEFFDRWLYGVGGSDWSMGTVTLEKPAEKGSYRARISLKQLAEFTEPTYLGIRFKGDKGYSVRIPVRPGESLPGQLLPGDVKSNTSSTQFASWTLPSPLDTAAFAQANGLVPLQYETDKDGKGMTIVVDLPSEPEQITVDPDQVQLDKNPANNHWKLEPEIRLTPLLTPLDETDLTTSYDRWNIMAGPWLGLNRPQFGQRAYAGVRGDLYRLQTFQGGGYVAWDAYDMDLKAGADAIFQRFPLPNMEVGAQYDHSLTQDWADLTRDRARLYGRYIIHETPSLYLNPVEYIETYARMESVASGSGEGRYVPPGVESYNNQAGVGIRWYRNFLTPYWDPEGGYRIDINLEHGLPIYGTYTWYERMQGEFAFVKAMPEGMGYLSETRWAFRAWGAKGWPENGYHFQLGGPNLVRGLARNDREGDTAWVGSIEWRLPLWRNAEADFLYRIGELQNLYAVAFYDVGDMYLNGSSNGGVVHSLGAGLRFDLAWLGFIERTTIRLDVAKAVNQEQPVQFWFGLQHAF from the coding sequence ATGTCAATCTGGTTCAGTAACAGGAGCCATCCTGGCGGACATCGTTATGTCTTTGCCCTGATGTTGCTATGCCTGTTGCTGCCTGGATCTATCTTTGCCACCGATATTCCTTCCTGGCTGCCTCATTATCACATTGATCTGAAACTCGATCTCGCCCGCAAACGACTGTGGGGCGTTTCCAAAATCACTTTCTTCAATCGCCACGAACGGCCAGCTACCGAACTGGTCTTCAATGCCTATTCTCGTTTCAAAATTCCTGAAGAAGACAGTGTGTTGCTGGCCAAGACTCTGGAATTGCTCCGTTCTAATCCCAGCGATGGCATCGACTGGCAAGGAGAGCGGCTGCAAGTACAGGCGGTCAGCACCGCAGATGCTCGTGGAGTCATGCGTCCTACACCGTTTCAGTGGCGTAAGGACATGCATACTGCTCTGCAGGTATCCATCCCCACTTCGGTGAAAAAAGGGGAAAGCGTAACCGTTGAGATTCATTTTACGCTCGATCTGCCCGATAAAGAAGGCCGTTGGGGCCATCGCGATGGCGTAACTTATTTGACACATGCCTTGCCCGCATTGGCTTACTACGACGAACAAGGCTGGCAGCCTACGCCATTCGTTGCCTGGCATCAGCCCTTCTTTCAGGAAGCAGGCATTTACAATGTCAAACTGACACTGCCTGAAGACCAGAAAGTAGCCTGTACCGGCAGAATCCTGGCAGAAAGCCCGCTGGGCGATGGCACCAAGCTCGTGAACATTGCCAGTTGCTGTGCACGTGAATTTTCCTTCGTTTGCTCCAACCGGTTTAAGGAATGGTCGCAGCAGGTGGAACAAACCCGCGTGCGAGTACTCGCATTACCCGAACATGGCGAGATGGCGCAACGTTGTCTTGAAGTAGCGTGCCATGCCATCCCGCTTTACAATAAATGGTTCGGCCCCTACCCTTTTGGGGATTTCTGCATTGCTGAAAGCCACTTTGCCTGGAATGGCAACGAGTGCTCCGGCCTGGTCATGATCGACAGCCGGGTGATGAAGCTCTCACCGCTCATGTCACGCTATATCGATCACCTCATCAGCCATGAAACGCTGCATCAGTGGTGGTACAACATCGTCGGCACCAATGGCTACAAAGAAACGTTCATGGATGAAGCGGTAGCCTGCTATTACACCGCCAAAGTGATGCAGAAAAAGTTTGGACGTAACTCCAAGTTGCTGCAGTACCCCGTTGGCCAGGATTGGTTGCCTAACGTCAAACATGAAGATTACCGTTACTACGGCTTGTACGGTACCATAGCCCGTAAGGAAGAAACCGCCACGGTTCAGGAAATGGAGAAGTTTGGCAACGTCATCACCCTCTTCAGCATGACCTATGATCGCGGCGCCAAGATCTTCAACATGATTGAAGAGCGTATTGGCGAAGAGGCTCTCTTTGATTTCATGCGATTGCTTTATGCCAAATATCAATTCCGCATCCTCTTCGTTGCAGATTTTCAACGCGAACTGGAAACCTACACAGGCCGCAGCTGGAAAGAATTTTTTGATCGCTGGTTGTACGGCGTGGGCGGCAGCGACTGGTCAATGGGCACGGTGACACTCGAAAAACCGGCAGAAAAAGGTTCGTATCGAGCACGTATCAGCCTGAAGCAACTGGCCGAATTCACAGAACCAACCTATCTGGGAATCAGGTTCAAAGGGGACAAAGGCTATTCAGTCCGAATCCCAGTCAGGCCAGGCGAATCACTACCTGGACAATTACTGCCTGGTGATGTGAAGTCCAACACATCCTCAACACAATTTGCATCGTGGACTTTGCCTTCCCCACTCGATACTGCTGCCTTCGCCCAGGCTAACGGTCTGGTTCCTTTGCAGTATGAAACAGACAAAGATGGCAAGGGAATGACTATTGTAGTCGATCTGCCCAGCGAGCCTGAGCAGATAACGGTCGATCCTGATCAGGTTCAACTCGACAAGAACCCTGCCAACAATCACTGGAAACTGGAACCGGAAATCCGTCTCACACCATTGCTGACACCATTGGACGAAACGGATTTGACCACTTCCTACGACCGCTGGAATATTATGGCTGGCCCCTGGCTGGGGCTCAATCGTCCCCAGTTTGGTCAACGGGCTTATGCCGGTGTGCGAGGCGATCTCTACCGGCTGCAGACATTTCAGGGAGGCGGCTATGTCGCCTGGGACGCCTACGACATGGATTTGAAAGCGGGAGCTGATGCCATCTTCCAGCGATTTCCACTGCCGAACATGGAAGTAGGTGCCCAGTACGATCATAGTCTGACGCAGGACTGGGCCGATTTGACTCGCGATCGAGCACGCCTCTATGGTCGCTACATTATTCATGAAACACCCAGCCTCTATCTCAACCCGGTCGAATACATCGAAACTTACGCCCGCATGGAGTCGGTTGCATCAGGATCAGGTGAAGGTCGCTACGTCCCACCCGGTGTGGAAAGTTACAATAACCAGGCTGGAGTGGGCATTCGCTGGTATCGCAACTTCCTGACTCCCTACTGGGATCCTGAAGGCGGTTACCGCATCGACATCAACCTTGAACATGGCTTGCCTATTTATGGCACCTACACCTGGTATGAACGCATGCAGGGTGAGTTTGCGTTCGTCAAAGCCATGCCCGAAGGAATGGGGTATCTATCGGAAACCCGCTGGGCCTTTCGTGCCTGGGGCGCCAAGGGCTGGCCTGAGAATGGCTACCACTTCCAGTTGGGTGGCCCCAATCTGGTGCGCGGCTTGGCTCGCAATGACCGCGAAGGCGATACCGCCTGGGTAGGTAGCATAGAATGGCGACTGCCGCTCTGGCGCAATGCTGAGGCAGACTTCCTTTATCGCATCGGTGAACTGCAAAATCTCTATGCAGTAGCATTTTATGACGTCGGTGATATGTATCTGAACGGTTCTTCCAATGGCGGCGTGGTTCATTCTCTGGGTGCAGGCTTACGCTTTGACCTGGCCTGGCTAGGGTTCATCGAACGTACCACTATTCGTCTGGATGTTGCCAAGGCGGTTAATCAGGAACAACCGGTACAATTCTGGTTTGGCCTGCAGCATGCGTTCTGA
- a CDS encoding class I SAM-dependent methyltransferase: MTPFLRGMVEATISTFTLPSPVVEIGSYQVEGQSKLIDLRSLFVKDSYLGVDVRPGPGVDRIENVEKMTLPDQSAGTVLALSTLEHVKRFWLGIAEIKRILRPDGILILCTPFYFRIHQHPSDYWRFTTEALDSLLCDHFPQRILGQQGPTKRPSNTWAIAFGPEQPTVSIHQIEQYQSALNRLASTPWKGMKWLRYRLASLISGSKPFEGFLEQDRISLEVRRGITSETVAA; the protein is encoded by the coding sequence ATGACTCCCTTTCTTCGTGGCATGGTGGAAGCCACTATTTCAACATTTACTTTACCCTCGCCTGTGGTGGAAATTGGTTCCTATCAAGTGGAGGGGCAATCCAAACTCATTGATTTGCGGTCGCTGTTTGTCAAAGACTCCTATCTAGGTGTAGATGTCCGCCCTGGTCCGGGTGTCGATCGCATTGAAAATGTTGAAAAGATGACGTTGCCAGATCAATCAGCAGGCACCGTGTTGGCTCTTAGCACCTTGGAACATGTCAAACGGTTCTGGCTAGGCATTGCCGAGATTAAACGCATCTTGCGGCCTGACGGCATTCTAATTCTGTGTACGCCGTTTTATTTCCGCATTCATCAGCATCCAAGCGATTACTGGCGGTTTACTACCGAAGCGTTAGATTCGCTTTTGTGTGATCATTTCCCACAACGCATTCTCGGTCAACAAGGGCCGACTAAGCGCCCTAGCAATACCTGGGCAATAGCTTTTGGTCCGGAGCAGCCAACGGTTTCGATTCATCAAATTGAACAATACCAATCAGCACTTAATCGATTGGCATCCACTCCCTGGAAGGGCATGAAATGGCTTCGCTATCGCCTGGCCAGCCTGATCAGTGGCAGCAAACCATTTGAAGGTTTTTTGGAGCAGGATCGAATTTCGCTCGAGGTACGTCGTGGCATAACGTCGGAGACAGTAGCTGCCTAA
- the rlmN gene encoding 23S rRNA (adenine(2503)-C(2))-methyltransferase RlmN, giving the protein MKTPLPQTTDGSVTLQPLLQLSAAELSRWLKDRGFQPWYAKAIRRWILFKRAESFESMSDLPKQLREQLTAAFQPLASEVTKSLLASDGTRKLLLKMWDGEDIECVMIPDHDRRTACISTQVGCGMACVFCASGLNGVMRNLAPGEILEQLVRLRNLLPAGERLSHIVVMGMGEPLANLDNLLAALEDATAKDGLGIGARHITISTVGLPIKIRKLAESGKQYSLAVSLHAPTEELRSKIVPTSDKMGLHNILQAADDYFKRTGRQVTFEYVVLRDINDRPLEANQLATLLKGRGAHINLIPFNEVEGLPYRRPTDERLNRFVEILREAGLFVHVRKRKGSDINAACGQLRRQSHIEKQAVT; this is encoded by the coding sequence ATGAAAACACCGCTCCCGCAAACTACAGATGGCTCGGTAACACTACAGCCACTACTTCAACTCAGCGCAGCGGAACTCTCACGTTGGCTGAAGGATCGCGGGTTTCAGCCCTGGTATGCCAAGGCCATTCGCCGTTGGATTCTCTTCAAACGTGCTGAATCGTTTGAATCCATGTCGGATTTGCCCAAACAACTTCGCGAGCAATTAACAGCAGCTTTTCAGCCTTTAGCCTCCGAAGTAACTAAATCGCTTCTCGCCAGTGATGGCACCCGCAAACTGCTGCTCAAAATGTGGGACGGCGAAGACATCGAATGTGTGATGATCCCCGATCATGACCGACGAACTGCCTGCATCAGCACGCAAGTCGGTTGTGGGATGGCGTGTGTCTTCTGCGCCAGTGGTCTCAACGGTGTGATGCGAAACCTTGCACCTGGTGAAATACTTGAACAACTGGTCAGGTTGCGAAATCTACTTCCCGCGGGCGAACGTCTCAGCCACATCGTGGTGATGGGAATGGGTGAGCCACTCGCTAATCTCGACAACCTGCTTGCTGCACTCGAAGATGCCACAGCCAAAGATGGCTTGGGAATTGGTGCAAGGCATATCACCATTTCAACCGTTGGTTTGCCTATCAAGATTCGCAAGCTGGCTGAATCAGGCAAACAGTACAGTCTGGCAGTGTCTCTGCATGCCCCAACGGAAGAGTTACGTTCCAAGATTGTCCCCACCAGCGACAAAATGGGGCTGCATAACATCCTCCAAGCTGCTGATGATTATTTCAAACGCACCGGCAGGCAGGTTACTTTTGAATATGTCGTCCTGCGGGATATTAATGATCGACCCCTGGAAGCAAACCAACTGGCCACATTACTCAAGGGCCGCGGGGCTCACATCAATCTTATCCCGTTCAATGAAGTGGAAGGGTTGCCTTACCGCAGGCCTACCGATGAACGACTGAATCGTTTTGTTGAAATACTTCGCGAAGCGGGTCTGTTTGTGCATGTCCGCAAACGTAAAGGCAGTGATATCAATGCTGCTTGCGGCCAACTGCGAAGGCAATCACACATCGAGAAACAAGCTGTCACTTAG
- the mnmA gene encoding tRNA 2-thiouridine(34) synthase MnmA produces the protein MSAKRVVVAMSGGVDSSVAALLLKEQGYDVVGIFLRTGVAETQRADQRHRGCCSALDARDALGVADRLGIPCYSMDFADDFRQVMSYFADEYVRGRTPNPCVVCNSEIKFGKLWQVAQSLDAEFLATGHYCRVDAVDGVPTLKRAVDEKKDQTYVLFGIEGKLLPRLKFPIGGLTKAQVREKAREAGLLVADKPESQDICFVPDGDAAGFVQKARPEAVAEGDMVDVQGNVLGHHTGVAQFTVGQRKGLGLDRSTLKGQKRFVLELIPEEAKVVIGTETEGQVIALQVEQCNWFLPVKEKEHCLIKWSHRGELQDGYVDSVQGNSAVIRFDKPQFGVAPGQAMVIYRESAVVGGGWIKSTQRLSKS, from the coding sequence ATGTCTGCGAAACGGGTAGTAGTTGCTATGTCTGGTGGCGTCGATAGCTCCGTCGCAGCCTTGCTCTTGAAAGAGCAGGGCTACGACGTGGTCGGCATCTTTCTGCGCACCGGCGTGGCGGAAACGCAGCGAGCCGATCAGCGACATCGTGGTTGTTGTTCAGCACTCGATGCACGCGATGCACTGGGTGTTGCGGATCGCCTGGGCATTCCCTGTTACTCCATGGATTTCGCCGATGATTTCCGCCAGGTGATGAGTTACTTCGCTGATGAGTATGTGCGGGGAAGGACGCCGAATCCCTGTGTGGTGTGCAACAGTGAAATCAAGTTCGGCAAACTCTGGCAGGTGGCTCAGTCACTCGATGCTGAGTTCCTGGCTACCGGGCACTATTGTCGAGTGGATGCGGTTGATGGTGTGCCGACGTTGAAGCGAGCCGTGGATGAGAAGAAAGATCAAACCTATGTGCTCTTCGGTATCGAAGGGAAACTTTTGCCTCGCTTGAAATTCCCCATTGGCGGACTGACCAAGGCACAAGTACGGGAGAAGGCACGCGAAGCAGGTTTGCTCGTTGCAGATAAACCCGAAAGCCAGGACATCTGCTTTGTGCCTGATGGCGATGCAGCCGGGTTTGTACAGAAAGCCAGGCCAGAAGCAGTTGCAGAAGGTGACATGGTGGACGTACAAGGAAATGTTCTCGGCCACCATACCGGAGTGGCACAGTTCACCGTGGGCCAGCGGAAAGGGTTAGGTCTTGATCGCAGCACCCTTAAAGGTCAAAAGCGGTTTGTGCTCGAACTGATTCCTGAAGAAGCCAAAGTGGTGATCGGCACCGAAACAGAAGGGCAGGTGATTGCACTACAAGTGGAACAGTGCAACTGGTTCTTGCCCGTGAAAGAGAAGGAGCATTGCCTGATCAAATGGAGCCATCGTGGTGAATTGCAGGATGGTTATGTTGATAGTGTTCAAGGGAATTCAGCAGTCATTCGATTTGATAAACCGCAGTTTGGTGTAGCCCCAGGCCAGGCAATGGTAATTTATCGGGAGAGTGCGGTTGTTGGTGGGGGTTGGATTAAGAGCACGCAACGACTGTCAAAGAGTTGA
- a CDS encoding zinc-binding dehydrogenase — MRAVAFETHGGLEVLKLMDLPTPKPHGDEVLVQVKACALNHLDIWVRRGLGVTIPMPHIGGCEVTGIVAELGPLAKDSGLTVGQKVMIAPGLLPVKPSVWTARGDDNIDPTYVKHGMQTQGGFAEYSVARACDVLPISDTWSFAEWASVPLTMLTAWNMLHTLAKLQPGETVLIMGAASGVGVAGVQIAKLAQARIIAVAGSADKLAKTKELGADHLINYKEQDVAKEVKKITGGQGVDVVFEHVGAALWQHAMRSMAIGGRLVTCGATTGPKVEIDLRFFFSRQYQLLGCHMGSRADLLRCLDLVERKLLVPVVDKTYPLEETRAAQERLETMSVVGKVVVTV, encoded by the coding sequence ATGCGGGCAGTGGCTTTTGAAACTCATGGCGGGTTGGAAGTGCTTAAGTTGATGGATTTGCCTACTCCAAAACCGCATGGCGATGAAGTGCTGGTGCAAGTGAAAGCTTGTGCACTCAATCATCTGGATATCTGGGTACGGCGCGGGCTGGGCGTCACGATTCCCATGCCCCACATTGGTGGCTGTGAGGTGACCGGTATTGTTGCAGAACTGGGGCCGCTGGCGAAGGACAGTGGCTTAACTGTAGGGCAGAAAGTGATGATTGCTCCGGGCCTATTACCCGTGAAGCCTTCTGTCTGGACAGCACGTGGTGATGACAACATTGATCCCACCTATGTCAAACATGGAATGCAGACCCAGGGTGGTTTTGCTGAGTACAGCGTGGCTCGTGCCTGCGATGTCCTTCCCATCAGCGATACCTGGAGCTTCGCCGAGTGGGCTTCGGTTCCTCTCACCATGCTGACTGCCTGGAACATGTTGCATACTCTGGCCAAATTGCAGCCGGGTGAAACAGTTCTGATTATGGGAGCAGCCAGCGGCGTTGGCGTGGCAGGTGTGCAAATTGCCAAGCTCGCTCAGGCACGCATCATTGCGGTGGCAGGCAGTGCTGACAAGCTGGCCAAAACCAAAGAACTGGGTGCTGATCATCTGATAAATTACAAAGAGCAGGATGTCGCCAAGGAAGTAAAGAAGATCACCGGCGGGCAGGGTGTGGATGTTGTCTTTGAACACGTAGGCGCTGCCCTCTGGCAGCACGCCATGCGAAGCATGGCTATCGGCGGACGATTGGTGACGTGTGGTGCCACCACCGGGCCGAAGGTGGAAATTGATCTGCGATTCTTCTTTTCACGCCAGTATCAATTATTGGGTTGCCACATGGGCAGTCGGGCTGATTTGCTCCGCTGTTTAGACCTGGTGGAAAGAAAGCTGCTGGTTCCAGTTGTTGACAAAACGTACCCACTCGAAGAGACACGAGCGGCGCAGGAAAGACTGGAAACGATGAGCGTGGTGGGGAAGGTGGTCGTAACGGTCTAG
- a CDS encoding aquaporin family protein, which yields MSVFAAEFIGTAILVVLGDGVVANVVLSKTKGNNSGWIVITAGWAFAVAVAAYCVNAISGAHLNPAVTLGMAAIGKLQYHLIPQYLGAQMLGGIAGGIIVWLAYLPHWGVTDDAEAKRAVFCTAPAIRYPMFNLITEIIGTFVLVLGILAITGPSNLVPGHGWEKAFAPFLVGLLVWSIGLSLGGPTGYAINPARDLGPRIAHFILPIPGKTHSDWGYAWIPVVGPVIGGVLGAIFYVAQWPTP from the coding sequence ATGTCCGTATTCGCTGCAGAGTTTATCGGCACCGCTATTCTGGTGGTATTGGGTGATGGCGTGGTGGCCAACGTGGTGCTCAGCAAAACCAAGGGTAACAACTCAGGGTGGATCGTTATCACAGCAGGCTGGGCGTTTGCTGTGGCAGTGGCTGCTTACTGCGTCAACGCCATCAGTGGTGCACATCTCAACCCAGCTGTCACTTTGGGAATGGCAGCGATCGGAAAGTTGCAATACCATTTGATTCCACAATATCTTGGAGCACAGATGCTCGGTGGAATTGCCGGCGGTATCATCGTCTGGCTGGCATACTTGCCCCACTGGGGTGTGACCGATGATGCGGAAGCCAAGCGGGCGGTATTCTGCACTGCTCCTGCCATCCGTTATCCGATGTTCAATCTGATCACGGAAATCATCGGCACGTTTGTCCTGGTTCTGGGGATATTGGCCATCACCGGTCCATCCAATCTCGTGCCAGGGCATGGATGGGAGAAAGCTTTTGCACCGTTCCTGGTGGGATTACTCGTCTGGTCCATCGGGCTATCGCTGGGTGGGCCAACAGGCTATGCCATTAATCCCGCGCGCGATCTGGGGCCGCGCATTGCTCACTTCATTCTGCCAATCCCAGGAAAAACGCATTCCGATTGGGGCTACGCATGGATTCCAGTGGTTGGACCTGTTATTGGCGGCGTACTGGGTGCAATTTTCTATGTTGCCCAATGGCCTACACCATAA
- the glpK gene encoding glycerol kinase GlpK produces MSYILSLDQGTTSSRAILFDHAGNLVSLAQKEFPQIYPQPGWVEHNPIDIWETQSSVALEAISRAGIMPNEVAAIGITNQRETTVVWDRRTGEPICNAIVWQDRRTAKQCDQLKKKGLANTIRKKTGLVVDAYFSATKLQWILQNVPGAKAKAKAGELAFGTVDSWLVWNLTGGRCHVTDVSNASRTMLLNLKTGDWDKDLLKLFSIPRSMLPEVKSSSEVYGQATFFSPSIPIAGIAGDQQAALFGQMCTKPGMVKNTYGTGCFMLMHTGEKIVPSKNQLLTTIAWKIGNKIEYALEGSVFIAGAVVQWLRDGLGIIKTSSEVETLAGQVKDTGGVYMVPAFAGLGAPHWDQYARGLMIGMTRGTTAAHVCRAALEGIAYQVTDILHAMEADAGIKLKELRVDGGASQDNLLMQFQSDVLSVPVVRPRVAETTALGAAYLAGLAVGFWKSQTELAAQWQIDQRFTPDMKTAQRKSLLQGWQKALSRAKHWVEE; encoded by the coding sequence ATGTCATACATCCTTTCGCTGGACCAGGGCACCACCAGTTCGCGTGCCATTCTGTTTGACCATGCGGGCAACCTGGTGAGTCTGGCACAGAAAGAGTTTCCGCAGATTTATCCACAGCCCGGTTGGGTGGAGCATAACCCGATTGATATCTGGGAAACACAATCGAGTGTGGCACTCGAAGCCATTTCGCGAGCGGGCATCATGCCCAATGAAGTGGCAGCCATCGGCATCACCAATCAGCGTGAAACCACGGTGGTCTGGGATCGGCGTACCGGTGAACCGATTTGCAACGCCATAGTCTGGCAAGACCGGCGAACAGCCAAGCAGTGTGATCAACTGAAAAAGAAGGGGTTGGCAAACACTATTCGCAAGAAGACAGGGCTGGTGGTAGACGCCTACTTCAGTGCCACCAAGCTGCAATGGATTCTGCAGAACGTACCCGGAGCCAAGGCAAAAGCCAAGGCTGGTGAACTGGCGTTTGGCACCGTCGATAGCTGGCTGGTTTGGAATCTCACGGGTGGTCGATGTCATGTGACAGATGTGAGCAACGCTTCGCGTACGATGCTACTGAATCTCAAAACAGGTGACTGGGATAAAGATTTGCTGAAACTCTTCAGCATACCTCGCAGCATGTTGCCTGAAGTGAAATCATCCAGTGAAGTGTATGGACAGGCAACGTTTTTCTCGCCGAGTATTCCCATAGCTGGAATCGCAGGCGATCAGCAGGCTGCACTGTTTGGCCAGATGTGTACCAAGCCAGGTATGGTCAAGAATACTTATGGTACTGGCTGCTTCATGCTGATGCACACCGGCGAGAAGATAGTGCCTTCGAAGAATCAACTGCTGACGACCATTGCATGGAAGATCGGCAACAAGATCGAATATGCACTGGAAGGCAGTGTGTTCATTGCCGGTGCGGTGGTGCAGTGGCTGCGTGATGGATTAGGAATCATCAAGACCTCCAGTGAAGTGGAAACACTCGCTGGCCAGGTCAAGGATACCGGTGGGGTTTATATGGTGCCTGCGTTTGCGGGCCTTGGTGCTCCGCACTGGGATCAATACGCCCGAGGCTTGATGATCGGCATGACGCGCGGAACCACTGCAGCCCATGTCTGTAGGGCAGCCTTGGAAGGAATTGCCTACCAGGTAACTGATATTCTGCATGCGATGGAAGCGGATGCTGGAATCAAACTGAAAGAACTGCGCGTAGATGGTGGAGCAAGCCAGGACAATTTATTGATGCAGTTTCAATCAGATGTGCTGAGTGTTCCCGTGGTGCGTCCTCGCGTTGCTGAAACCACAGCACTGGGTGCTGCTTACCTGGCTGGGCTGGCAGTCGGCTTCTGGAAAAGCCAGACTGAGCTGGCAGCACAATGGCAAATAGATCAGCGGTTCACTCCCGATATGAAAACCGCACAACGCAAATCACTTCTGCAGGGTTGGCAGAAGGCCTTGTCGCGGGCAAAGCATTGGGTAGAGGAATAG
- a CDS encoding DUF1559 domain-containing protein, which yields MSCRRKGFTLIELLVVVAIILLLLALLLPAVQRIREAANRITCANNLRTIGQAMALYIASNGQTFPSGGGDDNMQRTLTNTGLPGKRVEQDWGWMYQLLPYIEKDDLWKLRKGPPTPSYMSPYGVDKPADAQIASTPIDVYFCPSRRGPQVIQTADAGRRAMNDYAGNIGAFSLYLEGGIYHNSCANTMGYDEGKPKNPYRNGVFIKSRFFKDELSNAIDPAIHVRDISDGLANTLLAADKRMNSNFYNQPQFGDTVGYCSGFIADTLRSGAEGPAKDFDIEYDAASDRFGSSHLHGINALFCDGSVRTISYNIPDNKQVCQVYHKFLKLYHNINPLPDGPPAPTVPWTGPYPPFAIEITLFQRLCHRSDGGTINFNLLDD from the coding sequence ATGTCTTGCCGCCGAAAGGGATTTACCCTGATCGAACTGCTGGTAGTAGTTGCCATCATTCTCTTGCTGCTGGCATTACTCTTGCCTGCTGTGCAGCGAATTCGTGAAGCAGCCAATCGAATAACCTGTGCCAATAACCTGCGTACCATCGGTCAGGCTATGGCATTGTACATTGCCTCCAATGGGCAGACGTTCCCCTCAGGTGGTGGCGATGATAACATGCAACGAACGCTGACGAACACCGGCTTGCCCGGCAAGCGCGTGGAACAGGACTGGGGATGGATGTACCAGCTTCTTCCTTATATAGAAAAAGATGATTTGTGGAAACTCCGCAAAGGGCCACCAACACCTTCCTACATGAGTCCCTACGGTGTTGATAAACCAGCCGATGCACAGATTGCTTCCACGCCGATCGATGTATATTTCTGTCCCAGCCGTCGTGGTCCACAAGTCATCCAGACAGCAGATGCCGGCCGCCGGGCAATGAACGATTACGCTGGAAACATTGGTGCATTTTCACTGTATCTGGAAGGCGGTATCTATCACAACTCCTGCGCTAACACGATGGGCTACGACGAAGGTAAACCCAAGAATCCATACCGCAATGGTGTCTTTATCAAGAGTCGTTTTTTCAAAGATGAACTTTCCAATGCGATTGATCCAGCGATCCACGTTCGCGACATCAGCGATGGATTGGCCAATACGTTACTGGCTGCTGACAAACGCATGAATTCCAACTTCTACAACCAGCCACAGTTTGGCGACACGGTGGGATACTGTTCCGGTTTCATTGCTGATACATTACGATCGGGAGCCGAGGGACCCGCCAAGGATTTTGATATCGAGTACGATGCAGCGAGTGATCGCTTTGGTTCATCACATCTCCACGGTATCAATGCGTTATTCTGCGATGGCTCGGTTCGTACCATCAGCTACAACATTCCCGACAACAAACAGGTATGTCAGGTCTACCATAAGTTTTTGAAACTCTATCACAACATCAATCCATTGCCTGATGGTCCACCAGCACCAACAGTTCCCTGGACAGGTCCCTATCCACCGTTCGCTATTGAAATAACTCTGTTCCAGAGGTTATGCCATAGGAGCGATGGCGGTACGATTAACTTCAACCTGCTGGATGATTAA